A DNA window from Candidatus Nanopelagicales bacterium contains the following coding sequences:
- a CDS encoding nitrite/sulfite reductase, whose product MTKTPTKPARIAKPQGQWALGQTEPLNENEVFKAADNGLNVRARIEQVYSKKGFASIPADDLRGRMRWWGLYTQRKPGIPGGKTASLPPEELDDEFFMMRVRSDGGSLTGEQARVIAAISTEFARDTADISDRQNIQLHWIRIEDVPEIWRRLEAVGLGSTEACGDTPRVILGSPVAGVAADEIIDGTPAIDEILRRYIGDPEYANLPRKFKTAISGSPRQDVAHEINDVSFVGVVHPDHGPGFDLWVGGGLSTVPKLGVRLGAWVPLSDVPDVWQGVISIFRDYGYRRLRNKARLKFLVADWGPEKFREVLETEYLHRPLIDGPPPPAVPAGQRDHVGIHEQRDGHYYVGAAPTVGRISGTTLARIADLADEYGTGLIRLTAHQKFVILNVPGDRTQALADELEPLQLRVRPSQFRRSAMACTGIEFCKLAITETKGRAADLVTELESRRPQWDLPLAIHVNGCPNSCARFQVADIGLKGVLATDADGEQTEGFQVHLGGSLGEQSGFGRTPRGLRLAAHDLPDYVDRLLGNYLADRHDDESFAEWTVRADEESLR is encoded by the coding sequence ATGACCAAGACCCCGACGAAACCGGCCCGCATTGCCAAGCCTCAGGGCCAGTGGGCCTTGGGCCAGACCGAACCTCTCAACGAGAACGAGGTGTTCAAAGCCGCCGACAACGGCTTGAACGTGCGTGCCAGGATCGAGCAGGTCTACAGCAAGAAGGGCTTCGCATCGATCCCCGCCGACGACTTGCGCGGCAGAATGCGCTGGTGGGGGCTGTACACGCAGCGAAAGCCCGGAATCCCCGGAGGCAAGACCGCCTCGTTGCCACCTGAGGAACTCGACGACGAGTTCTTCATGATGCGGGTGCGCAGCGACGGAGGCTCGCTCACCGGGGAGCAGGCCCGCGTCATTGCCGCCATCTCGACCGAGTTCGCCCGCGACACCGCCGACATCTCCGATCGCCAGAACATCCAACTGCACTGGATCCGGATCGAGGATGTGCCGGAGATCTGGCGGCGCCTCGAGGCCGTCGGGCTGGGGAGCACCGAAGCGTGCGGAGATACTCCGCGCGTGATTCTCGGTTCCCCCGTAGCCGGCGTCGCAGCCGACGAGATCATCGACGGCACACCAGCCATCGACGAGATCCTGCGCCGCTACATCGGTGACCCCGAGTACGCCAACCTGCCGCGCAAGTTCAAGACCGCGATATCAGGATCCCCCCGCCAAGACGTCGCGCACGAGATCAACGACGTGTCGTTCGTCGGCGTCGTCCACCCCGACCACGGTCCGGGTTTCGACCTGTGGGTGGGGGGCGGCCTGTCGACGGTGCCGAAGCTGGGTGTTCGCCTGGGAGCCTGGGTACCGTTGTCGGACGTGCCCGATGTGTGGCAAGGCGTGATCAGCATCTTCCGCGACTACGGCTACCGACGACTGCGGAACAAGGCCCGGCTGAAGTTCCTCGTCGCCGACTGGGGGCCGGAGAAGTTCCGCGAAGTCCTCGAAACCGAGTACCTGCACCGCCCACTGATCGATGGCCCACCACCGCCGGCCGTTCCTGCCGGTCAGCGCGACCACGTCGGTATCCACGAGCAGCGCGACGGACACTACTACGTCGGTGCCGCCCCCACGGTCGGACGGATCTCCGGGACGACATTGGCCCGTATCGCGGATCTGGCCGACGAATACGGAACCGGTCTCATCCGACTGACGGCCCACCAGAAGTTCGTGATCCTCAACGTTCCCGGCGACCGCACGCAAGCACTGGCGGACGAACTCGAACCACTCCAACTGCGAGTTCGACCGTCGCAGTTCCGGCGTTCTGCGATGGCGTGCACCGGCATCGAGTTCTGCAAGCTCGCCATCACGGAAACCAAGGGGCGCGCCGCCGACCTCGTCACCGAACTGGAGTCCCGACGCCCGCAGTGGGATCTGCCGTTGGCCATCCACGTCAACGGCTGCCCCAACTCGTGCGCCCGCTTCCAGGTCGCAGACATCGGGCTCAAGGGAGTGCTCGCCACCGACGCCGACGGTGAGCAGACCGAGGGATTCCAAGTCCACCTCGGGGGTTCGCTCGGGGAGCAATCCGGTTTCGGTCGAACCCCGCGCGGGCTGCGCCTGGCAGCCCACGATCTCCCCGATTACGTCGACCGACTGCTCGGCAACTACCTGGCCGACCGACACGACGACGAGTCCTTCGCCGAATGGACCGTGCGCGCCGACGAGGAGTCCCTGCGATGA
- a CDS encoding iron ABC transporter substrate-binding protein, which translates to MNRVLAAAAAVLLPMTVLTACSTAPEAGPGESAAPADITVYSGRTENLIGPIIDRYEQETGTAVDVRYGDSADLALLIEQEGDRSPADVFISQSPGAIGYLADKDLLTTVDAETLRLVDKDLQNKDGQWVGFSGRVRALVYNTNEVDPKTLPASVFDLTKPEYAGKVAVAPTNGSFQDFVTAMRLQEGDAVAEEWLTGMADNDSPTYADNTSIVQAVARGEAPMGLVNHYYNERQKLEDPASPTANYFFESGDVGSLLITTAIGVLKSSDNQKQAQDLAAFLLADEAQEFFSSETFEYPLAKGAKANAELPALEEINVTTFDLDSLGGGLGATLQMIEASGLTTS; encoded by the coding sequence GTGAATCGTGTGCTCGCTGCCGCAGCAGCCGTCCTGTTGCCGATGACCGTTCTCACCGCGTGCTCCACGGCACCGGAAGCCGGGCCAGGCGAGTCGGCTGCTCCCGCGGACATCACCGTGTACTCGGGCCGCACCGAGAACCTCATCGGACCCATCATCGACCGATACGAGCAGGAGACGGGCACTGCGGTCGACGTCCGCTACGGCGACTCCGCGGACCTCGCGCTGCTCATCGAGCAGGAGGGTGATCGCTCGCCCGCGGATGTCTTCATCTCGCAGAGCCCCGGGGCCATCGGGTACCTCGCCGACAAGGATCTGCTGACCACTGTCGACGCAGAGACTTTGAGACTGGTGGACAAGGACCTGCAGAACAAGGACGGACAGTGGGTGGGATTCAGCGGCCGGGTGCGCGCGCTGGTCTACAACACCAACGAGGTCGACCCCAAGACCCTTCCGGCGTCGGTGTTCGATCTGACGAAACCCGAGTACGCGGGCAAGGTCGCCGTTGCCCCCACGAACGGATCCTTCCAGGACTTCGTCACGGCGATGCGGCTGCAGGAAGGCGACGCCGTCGCGGAGGAATGGCTGACAGGCATGGCCGACAACGACTCTCCGACTTATGCCGACAACACGTCGATCGTGCAGGCCGTTGCTCGCGGCGAGGCCCCCATGGGCCTCGTGAATCACTACTACAACGAGCGTCAGAAGCTCGAGGACCCGGCCAGCCCCACTGCGAACTACTTCTTCGAGTCCGGCGATGTCGGCTCTCTGCTGATCACGACCGCGATCGGAGTGCTGAAGTCCAGTGACAACCAGAAGCAGGCCCAAGATCTCGCTGCGTTCCTCCTGGCGGACGAAGCGCAGGAGTTCTTCAGCAGTGAGACCTTCGAGTATCCGCTGGCGAAGGGCGCCAAGGCGAATGCCGAACTGCCCGCGTTGGAGGAGATCAACGTGACGACCTTCGACCTGGACAGTCTGGGCGGGGGATTGGGCGCCACACTTCAGATGATCGAAGCCAGTGGTCTCACCACTTCCTGA
- a CDS encoding iron ABC transporter permease, which yields MVSPLPEAADFPEDADFPEDADFPEDADFPEAADFPEDADYQAHREHLAPLPRPKPPRNRRAGPVLWVTVAAVALLFSAPFLYLLVGAADSGSRAVETLLSPEIRRPLVNSLLLATTVSAMTMVVGTGLAVLVGRSDVPGRGLWRVLLALPLVIPTFVGATALIAATGRGGLIPVLPRPEGFWGSFLVLVVFTYPYVFLPVLAKTATTPASAEEASRLLGRGGWTTTVRVLLPQLWPAIAAGGLLVFLYCLSEFGAVALLRFDTVTRAIYSARLLDRQLSLTLGLILAVIALAVSLLMRRGGEPFTAAVGRGGSRATISLRRLKAPAAMLCAIPVLLGVIAPVAVFLTWMLRGSTTVGVGYSGWGDDLTFLVQPVIGSTVASVTAAVAAVLVTLPVAFAQVRRPSRWFDLAAGIVTSVFAIPGLVVALALVAWAVGAPEVFAPLYQSFPLLILGYVLHFGAQSLRGGAAALSGVAPRFDEAAALLGAGPRRRFLTVDLPMVLPGLLAAGGLVLLSTIKELPATLLLAPIGFETLATTIWGAATDGFYAEVGVSSLVLIALSALLTWALVLRGQSRR from the coding sequence GTGGTCTCACCACTTCCTGAGGCCGCGGACTTCCCTGAGGACGCGGACTTCCCTGAGGACGCGGACTTCCCTGAGGACGCGGATTTCCCTGAGGCCGCGGACTTCCCTGAGGACGCGGACTACCAGGCGCACCGGGAACACCTGGCGCCTCTGCCTCGCCCGAAGCCCCCGCGGAACCGGCGCGCCGGGCCAGTTCTGTGGGTCACCGTAGCGGCGGTCGCGCTGCTCTTCAGCGCGCCGTTCCTCTACCTGTTAGTCGGTGCCGCGGACTCCGGGTCGCGCGCGGTGGAAACCCTGCTGTCGCCCGAGATCCGTCGGCCGTTGGTCAACTCGTTGCTGCTGGCGACGACTGTGTCGGCCATGACCATGGTGGTGGGAACCGGCCTCGCGGTACTCGTCGGGCGCTCGGATGTGCCCGGGCGGGGCCTGTGGCGGGTTCTGCTCGCTCTTCCGCTGGTGATCCCGACTTTCGTGGGCGCCACGGCACTGATTGCGGCCACCGGTCGCGGTGGACTGATCCCGGTCCTCCCCCGACCTGAAGGTTTCTGGGGGTCGTTCCTCGTCCTCGTCGTGTTCACGTACCCCTACGTCTTCCTGCCTGTCTTGGCCAAGACCGCGACGACCCCAGCGTCAGCGGAAGAGGCGTCCCGACTCCTGGGACGGGGCGGCTGGACGACAACCGTGCGTGTCCTGCTGCCCCAGTTGTGGCCCGCCATCGCTGCGGGTGGGCTGCTGGTGTTCCTGTATTGCCTGAGCGAGTTCGGCGCCGTGGCACTGTTGCGATTCGACACCGTGACGCGAGCCATCTACTCGGCGCGGCTGTTGGACCGGCAGTTGTCGTTGACGTTGGGTCTCATCCTGGCCGTCATCGCCCTGGCGGTCTCCTTGCTGATGCGCCGCGGTGGGGAGCCCTTCACGGCCGCCGTCGGCCGGGGCGGCTCCCGCGCCACGATCAGTCTGCGCCGCCTCAAGGCCCCCGCCGCGATGCTCTGCGCGATTCCCGTGCTTCTGGGGGTCATCGCGCCCGTCGCCGTCTTCCTGACCTGGATGCTGCGGGGGTCGACGACCGTGGGTGTGGGGTACTCGGGGTGGGGGGACGATCTGACTTTCCTCGTGCAACCGGTCATCGGTTCCACTGTCGCTTCTGTAACGGCTGCCGTGGCGGCCGTGCTGGTCACCCTGCCGGTTGCCTTCGCTCAAGTGAGACGCCCTTCGCGATGGTTCGACCTGGCCGCCGGTATCGTCACATCGGTCTTCGCGATCCCGGGGCTGGTGGTTGCGCTGGCCCTCGTGGCCTGGGCGGTCGGCGCACCCGAGGTCTTCGCTCCGCTGTACCAGAGCTTCCCGCTGCTGATCCTCGGATACGTCCTGCACTTCGGAGCCCAGTCTCTGCGCGGTGGGGCCGCCGCACTCTCAGGCGTTGCGCCCCGTTTCGACGAGGCCGCTGCGCTGCTGGGGGCAGGTCCGCGGCGCCGTTTCCTGACCGTCGACCTGCCCATGGTCCTGCCGGGATTGCTGGCCGCCGGCGGGCTGGTGCTGCTGTCCACCATCAAGGAACTTCCGGCCACGCTGTTGCTCGCGCCCATCGGGTTCGAAACCCTGGCGACCACGATCTGGGGTGCCGCCACCGATGGCTTCTACGCCGAGGTCGGGGTCTCCTCACTCGTGCTCATCGCGCTCTCTGCGCTGTTGACCTGGGCACTGGTGCTGCGGGGGCAGTCGCGACGGTAG
- a CDS encoding ABC transporter ATP-binding protein, giving the protein MNEQSGLSIQRVSKRFGDCVAVADVSVDLPAGQQLVLLGPSGCGKTTLLRMVAGLEVPDAGVISIGGELVSEPGRAVPPERRRVGMVFQDWALFPHMSVARNVAYGLNRAQVRAGRAQQALELVHMDHLADRSPHELSAGQAQRVALARAIAPQPRLLLFDEPFSSLDAELRVSLRSEVAALMRDVQMTAVFVTHDQEEAFVLGDQVAVMNEGRVIQVGTPAQIYSEPATGWVASFVGEANLLAAEVNGRVATTVLGDLPLRSGDVGPRVVLARPEHISLTKAGPGSPGTVTAIEFYGHDTSYRVEVAETPVVVRVPAGPAHRVGDQVAVTYNGPDAVTFAATTGLTGTP; this is encoded by the coding sequence GTGAACGAGCAGTCGGGCCTGTCGATCCAACGGGTGTCGAAAAGGTTCGGCGACTGCGTTGCCGTTGCCGATGTCTCCGTCGACCTGCCTGCGGGTCAGCAGTTGGTGCTGTTGGGCCCTTCGGGTTGCGGCAAGACCACCTTGCTGCGCATGGTCGCCGGGCTCGAGGTCCCCGATGCCGGGGTCATCTCCATCGGCGGTGAGTTGGTCAGTGAACCCGGTCGGGCGGTGCCCCCCGAGCGCCGCCGTGTGGGGATGGTCTTCCAGGACTGGGCCCTGTTCCCCCACATGTCCGTCGCTCGGAATGTGGCCTATGGGCTGAATCGGGCCCAGGTGCGTGCCGGTCGCGCCCAGCAAGCCCTCGAGCTGGTGCACATGGACCACTTGGCGGATCGCAGTCCCCACGAGTTGTCCGCCGGTCAGGCTCAGCGGGTAGCGCTCGCGCGTGCGATCGCGCCACAACCGCGACTGCTGTTGTTCGACGAGCCTTTCTCCAGCCTGGATGCCGAGCTTCGGGTCAGCTTGCGCAGCGAGGTCGCCGCGTTGATGCGAGATGTGCAGATGACCGCCGTCTTCGTCACGCACGACCAGGAGGAGGCCTTCGTGCTGGGCGATCAGGTGGCCGTCATGAACGAGGGACGCGTCATCCAGGTCGGCACTCCGGCGCAGATCTACAGTGAACCGGCCACCGGCTGGGTGGCTTCCTTCGTCGGCGAGGCGAATCTGCTGGCTGCCGAGGTCAACGGACGCGTGGCGACCACGGTGCTGGGCGACCTTCCGTTGCGCAGTGGGGATGTGGGGCCCCGCGTTGTCCTCGCTCGACCCGAACACATCTCGCTGACCAAGGCTGGTCCCGGATCACCCGGCACTGTCACGGCGATCGAGTTCTACGGCCACGACACCTCTTATCGCGTCGAGGTCGCGGAGACCCCGGTCGTGGTCCGTGTTCCGGCCGGACCTGCGCATCGAGTCGGTGATCAGGTCGCTGTGACCTACAACGGGCCGGATGCCGTCACTTTCGCTGCGACGACTGGCCTCACCGGCACCCCCTGA
- a CDS encoding DUF4126 domain-containing protein, which yields MDLTTAILTGLGLSAAAGLNAYIPLLLVGLLGYFDVVTLPEPYDALEIPWVLAILAVLLAVEVLADKIPVVDSVNDVIGTVIRPAAGAVLFAGSTGLIGDFPPAVSVVLGIITAGTVHGAKAAARPVFNAGTGGVAAPFVSVAEDGISLALALVAVFVPVLVVVMLAGLMWLFLRWYRRRRARDRITSPSVT from the coding sequence GTGGATCTGACCACCGCGATCCTGACCGGCCTCGGGCTCTCTGCGGCTGCGGGACTCAACGCGTACATCCCCTTGCTGCTGGTCGGTCTGCTCGGCTACTTCGACGTGGTCACGCTGCCGGAGCCGTACGACGCGCTTGAGATTCCGTGGGTACTGGCGATCCTCGCGGTCCTGCTCGCCGTCGAAGTCCTGGCCGACAAGATCCCTGTGGTCGACTCAGTCAACGACGTCATCGGCACCGTGATCCGACCCGCTGCCGGTGCGGTGCTGTTTGCCGGGAGCACGGGACTGATCGGGGATTTCCCACCGGCCGTCTCCGTCGTGCTCGGCATCATCACCGCAGGCACGGTGCACGGGGCCAAAGCAGCCGCACGACCGGTGTTCAACGCGGGCACCGGTGGCGTCGCCGCCCCGTTCGTGAGCGTGGCCGAGGACGGAATCTCGCTCGCGCTGGCGCTCGTCGCGGTGTTCGTCCCGGTGCTCGTGGTCGTGATGCTCGCGGGCCTGATGTGGCTGTTCCTGCGCTGGTACCGCCGGCGCCGGGCCCGAGACCGGATCACCTCCCCGAGCGTGACCTGA